Proteins from one Chryseobacterium arthrosphaerae genomic window:
- the fusA gene encoding elongation factor G produces the protein MKYNTRNIGIIAHVDAGKTTLSERLLYYTGLIHKIGNVDDGNTTMDKDIQERNRGITISSAAVSTQWKKGNTVYNINIIDTPGHIDFAVEVERSLRVLDSVVAVFCASSGVQPQTENVWFQAEKHGTSKICFINKMDRIGADFFAVLQEIETKLHAVPLALQIPIGAEDNFEGVIDLVRQKALYWADENGETVIEKEIPADFQAESGEYRMKLMETLAEYDEDFFEIFMDTEHGITAEIITEAVQRVCQSGAAVPVLCGSAFKNKGIQPLLDAVVTYLPSPDQLADVKGKDPHTEETIELERNASEVFSGLVFKVVIDKHMGRLAMLRIYSGKIRSGDTVLNVRTGESFRISRILQMQSDKTLSMEEGGAGDIVALTGIKDAKTGDSLSSVEKPVLLESITIPAPVIRVSIEPKTNGDEKSFGLVLAKIQEEDPSLVVERDRQTGETLLSGLGELHLEVTLEKIRLNHGIEINQGKPKVSYREILTETKTHREKLSKQNGGSGQFADISFEIGPRDDNEYGLQFINMIKGGVIPTEFIPSVEKGFREAMEHGPLKGYPLEGMKITLLDGSFHAQDSAAFDFEIAAREGFRAAAGKCSPKLMEPVMQVEIQSIEEYTGAITADINRRRGIITSIDEKSGRKIFTAEIPLASTFGYISDLRTLTSGRASISMKLSHYTLVPDFIANTLIT, from the coding sequence ATGAAATATAACACAAGAAATATAGGAATCATAGCTCATGTAGACGCAGGAAAAACAACATTATCGGAAAGGCTGCTGTATTACACAGGACTCATTCATAAAATCGGAAACGTAGATGATGGCAATACCACAATGGATAAAGACATTCAGGAAAGAAACCGGGGCATCACCATTTCATCAGCTGCTGTGTCCACACAATGGAAAAAAGGGAACACAGTCTATAATATCAACATTATCGACACGCCCGGTCACATTGATTTTGCTGTAGAAGTAGAGCGTTCATTACGGGTTCTCGACAGTGTTGTTGCTGTTTTCTGTGCTTCTTCGGGAGTTCAGCCACAAACGGAAAATGTGTGGTTCCAGGCTGAGAAACACGGAACCTCAAAGATCTGTTTCATCAATAAAATGGACAGAATAGGAGCGGACTTTTTTGCTGTTCTTCAAGAGATCGAAACGAAACTTCATGCTGTTCCTCTTGCCCTTCAGATCCCCATCGGTGCTGAAGACAATTTTGAAGGAGTCATTGATCTGGTCCGTCAGAAAGCGCTGTACTGGGCAGATGAAAACGGGGAAACCGTCATCGAAAAGGAAATTCCGGCCGACTTCCAGGCTGAATCCGGTGAATACAGAATGAAGCTGATGGAAACGCTGGCTGAATACGATGAGGATTTCTTTGAGATCTTTATGGATACTGAACACGGTATCACTGCTGAAATAATCACGGAAGCCGTACAAAGAGTATGTCAATCCGGCGCAGCAGTTCCTGTCCTGTGTGGCTCTGCATTTAAGAACAAAGGAATTCAGCCTCTTCTTGATGCTGTTGTCACTTATCTTCCGTCTCCGGATCAGCTTGCAGACGTTAAAGGCAAAGATCCTCATACAGAAGAAACGATAGAGCTTGAAAGGAATGCCTCGGAAGTTTTTTCGGGACTAGTTTTTAAGGTTGTTATCGATAAGCATATGGGAAGACTGGCCATGCTCCGTATTTATTCGGGCAAGATCAGGTCCGGTGATACCGTACTGAATGTAAGAACCGGAGAAAGCTTCAGGATTTCCAGGATTTTACAAATGCAGTCTGACAAAACTTTATCTATGGAAGAAGGAGGAGCCGGTGATATTGTAGCGCTGACGGGAATAAAAGATGCCAAAACAGGAGACTCTTTATCCTCTGTTGAAAAACCTGTGTTGCTTGAGTCTATTACGATTCCAGCTCCTGTGATCAGGGTTTCGATAGAGCCTAAAACCAACGGTGATGAGAAGTCTTTCGGTCTGGTTCTGGCAAAAATTCAGGAAGAAGATCCTTCTCTGGTTGTTGAAAGGGACAGGCAAACCGGGGAAACTTTATTAAGCGGACTGGGAGAATTACACCTTGAGGTTACTCTGGAAAAAATCCGTCTGAATCATGGGATCGAGATCAATCAGGGCAAGCCTAAAGTATCTTATCGTGAAATCTTAACGGAAACAAAGACTCACAGGGAAAAACTTTCAAAACAAAACGGCGGAAGCGGACAGTTTGCCGATATCAGTTTTGAAATCGGACCAAGAGATGATAATGAATATGGGCTGCAATTCATCAATATGATCAAAGGAGGAGTAATTCCGACGGAATTCATCCCTTCCGTTGAAAAAGGATTCCGGGAAGCTATGGAACACGGACCGTTGAAAGGGTATCCTTTGGAAGGCATGAAAATCACTCTTCTGGACGGTTCTTTCCATGCTCAGGACTCTGCAGCTTTTGATTTTGAAATTGCCGCGAGGGAAGGATTCAGAGCTGCTGCCGGAAAATGCAGTCCAAAGCTTATGGAACCCGTTATGCAGGTTGAAATTCAGAGTATTGAAGAATACACGGGAGCCATCACAGCGGATATCAACCGGAGAAGAGGAATCATTACGTCCATTGATGAGAAATCAGGAAGAAAGATCTTTACCGCAGAAATTCCGTTGGCCTCTACGTTCGGATATATTTCTGATCTGAGAACGCTTACAAGCGGAAGAGCTTCCATCAGCATGAAATTGTCACACTATACATTAGTGCCCGATTTCATTGCCAATACATTAATCACTTAA
- a CDS encoding HAD family hydrolase, whose amino-acid sequence MKTDIDIHNHCHFSFDLWLTLIKSHPEFKTKRVELFSSFFKVDKPVSDVAKTVKYYDDLCNTINEVTGGNIDAFEIYLMILGALDVDVKLLNREMLNEFYVKSEELFLEYRPVVIFENIHDFFEEIKNQGKTINILSNTGFIKGTTMRKFLIHENLDQYIDFHIYSDEINCSKPNPLIFQEVKNNINDQDLPLHQVLHIGDNPVADYQGAKAFGFSAHLLKH is encoded by the coding sequence TTGAAAACAGATATTGACATTCACAACCACTGTCATTTTTCCTTTGACCTGTGGCTCACCCTAATCAAATCTCATCCTGAATTTAAAACAAAAAGAGTTGAGCTGTTCTCCTCATTTTTTAAGGTAGACAAACCTGTCAGTGATGTTGCGAAAACCGTAAAATATTATGATGATCTTTGCAATACCATCAATGAGGTAACAGGGGGTAATATAGATGCTTTTGAGATCTATCTGATGATATTGGGTGCGCTGGATGTGGATGTTAAGCTTTTAAACAGGGAGATGCTGAATGAGTTTTATGTGAAAAGTGAAGAGCTGTTCCTGGAATATAGACCTGTTGTCATTTTTGAAAATATTCATGATTTTTTTGAAGAAATCAAAAATCAGGGAAAAACTATTAATATTCTCAGCAACACCGGATTTATAAAAGGAACGACGATGAGAAAATTTCTGATTCATGAAAATCTGGATCAGTATATTGATTTCCATATCTATTCTGATGAAATCAACTGTTCCAAACCGAACCCGCTTATTTTCCAGGAAGTGAAAAACAACATCAATGACCAGGATCTGCCGTTACATCAGGTATTGCACATCGGAGACAATCCGGTGGCAGATTACCAGGGAGCCAAAGCCTTCGGTTTCAGTGCCCATTTACTTAAACACTAA
- a CDS encoding phosphoribosyltransferase family protein has protein sequence MNKRYSLHHIHSADEFTFSPAEYSYFKYGDKSYAEKFAKELFDGFISENEKILDTGKEIVVLPSPYMAIPTASNFLCFYFKKHLDFYLFQKGKKSSILSKINRNHTYITDYGNLNFEDRKNLIANDTYYIDKDFLRGKLCIFIDDIKITGSHEYTVNRILDEYSVEADFIFLYYAELMNFDLDPKIENFFNYYAVKNVKHIAEVMNKESFQFNTRIVKYILGLDSSNFDYLTSTIKREQMDLLLELAISNNYHLIKEYKNNINTLTQTELYYGY, from the coding sequence ATGAATAAAAGATACAGCTTACACCACATTCATTCAGCGGATGAGTTTACATTCTCACCTGCAGAATACAGCTATTTCAAATATGGCGATAAGTCGTATGCTGAAAAATTTGCAAAGGAATTATTTGACGGATTTATCTCGGAAAATGAAAAAATCCTGGACACAGGTAAAGAGATCGTAGTGCTTCCAAGCCCTTATATGGCGATTCCTACGGCTTCCAATTTCCTGTGTTTTTATTTTAAAAAGCACCTGGATTTCTATTTGTTTCAGAAAGGGAAAAAATCCAGTATTTTATCTAAGATCAACAGAAACCATACCTACATCACAGATTATGGAAACCTCAATTTTGAAGACCGTAAAAATCTGATTGCGAATGATACTTATTACATCGATAAGGATTTTTTAAGGGGAAAACTTTGTATTTTTATAGATGATATAAAAATAACGGGAAGCCATGAGTATACCGTCAATAGAATTCTGGATGAGTACAGCGTGGAAGCAGACTTCATCTTCCTGTATTACGCAGAACTGATGAACTTTGATCTTGATCCCAAAATTGAGAACTTTTTCAATTATTACGCAGTGAAAAACGTAAAACACATTGCAGAAGTGATGAATAAAGAAAGTTTTCAGTTCAATACAAGGATCGTCAAATATATTTTAGGCTTAGATTCAAGTAATTTTGATTATCTTACGTCTACTATAAAAAGAGAACAGATGGACCTGCTTTTGGAGCTTGCCATCAGTAACAATTATCATTTAATAAAAGAATATAAAAACAACATCAATACTTTAACACAAACGGAATTATATTATGGCTATTAA
- a CDS encoding TerD family protein, producing the protein MAINLQKGQRENINAPKFTVGLGWDINNTSTGTAFDLDASLFLLGDDKKLVSDNHFIFYNNLESPDKSVIHTGDNLTGEGAGDDEQIKIDLTKIDDAIKEITVVVTIHEADSRKQNFGQVRNSFIRIFNTDTNEEILKYELDEDFSIETAVEFGRIYNRNGEWKFEAVGAGQRDGLEKFVSLYQK; encoded by the coding sequence ATGGCTATTAACTTACAAAAAGGACAGAGAGAAAACATCAACGCACCTAAATTCACTGTAGGTTTAGGATGGGATATCAATAATACTTCTACAGGAACAGCTTTCGACCTTGATGCTTCATTATTTTTGCTTGGGGACGACAAAAAATTGGTTTCAGATAATCACTTTATTTTCTATAACAACCTTGAGTCTCCGGATAAATCTGTTATCCACACAGGAGATAATCTTACAGGGGAGGGCGCAGGTGATGATGAGCAGATTAAGATTGATCTTACAAAAATTGATGACGCAATTAAAGAAATTACAGTAGTAGTAACGATTCACGAGGCGGATTCAAGAAAGCAGAATTTTGGACAGGTAAGAAATTCTTTCATCAGAATTTTCAATACAGATACGAATGAGGAGATCTTAAAATATGAACTGGATGAAGATTTCTCAATCGAGACCGCAGTAGAATTCGGAAGAATCTACAACAGAAACGGAGAATGGAAATTTGAGGCTGTGGGAGCAGGACAGAGAGACGGCCTTGAGAAATTTGTATCACTTTATCAGAAGTAA
- a CDS encoding toxic anion resistance protein, whose amino-acid sequence MDNQENQPIDPMGSIEPLKTFEPTPMVPPAPAQPVQNAAPAVLVDREGNVNLTQLQSEERQKYEVLANSIDEANPGSIVNFGAELQKTLTNQSDSFLGNVRRSNSGEVGGLINDLLVELNYVDVDELNGNKVKSFLSKLPFMKKVITQVENLFAKYDKIINNIEQISYKVNAGIITSTKDNAVLQTIFESNVNSIKQIEDLVIAGNIRMERAAVELAQMEANPQNFQDYQIADKRDFIARLDRRMADLKVVRVIMMQSLPQIRLVQNNNVSIAEKAQTILTTTLPVWKNQLSLAVAMYRQQQNIEIQQKVSSTTEEILRKNAERLGQNSINVARANEQTIVSVETLRETTSMLINTLNEVKQIQKQGADNRRKLDQDLQTLEHELKANVRG is encoded by the coding sequence ATGGACAATCAGGAAAATCAACCAATAGATCCGATGGGATCAATAGAACCTCTTAAGACATTTGAACCTACACCAATGGTTCCGCCGGCACCGGCCCAGCCTGTTCAGAATGCTGCACCGGCAGTTCTTGTAGACAGAGAAGGAAATGTAAATCTGACGCAGCTGCAGTCTGAAGAACGTCAGAAATATGAAGTGCTTGCCAATTCAATTGATGAGGCTAATCCGGGCTCTATCGTCAATTTCGGGGCAGAGCTTCAGAAAACGTTAACCAACCAGAGTGACAGCTTCTTAGGAAATGTAAGAAGATCCAATTCCGGAGAAGTTGGAGGTCTTATCAATGACCTTTTGGTAGAGCTGAATTATGTAGACGTAGATGAGCTTAACGGGAATAAAGTGAAAAGCTTCCTGAGTAAATTGCCATTCATGAAGAAGGTCATCACTCAGGTAGAAAACTTATTTGCAAAATATGACAAGATCATCAACAATATTGAACAGATCTCTTACAAAGTAAATGCAGGAATCATTACTTCCACTAAAGATAATGCTGTTTTGCAGACGATCTTTGAAAGTAATGTGAATTCCATCAAGCAGATCGAAGACCTTGTGATCGCAGGAAATATCAGAATGGAAAGAGCGGCTGTTGAGTTAGCTCAAATGGAAGCAAATCCACAGAATTTCCAGGATTATCAGATTGCGGATAAAAGAGACTTCATTGCAAGGTTAGACCGAAGAATGGCTGACCTTAAAGTGGTACGTGTGATCATGATGCAGTCGCTTCCACAGATCAGACTGGTACAGAATAACAACGTTTCCATTGCTGAAAAGGCGCAGACGATTCTTACGACGACACTTCCTGTATGGAAAAACCAGCTTTCACTTGCTGTAGCTATGTACAGACAGCAGCAGAATATTGAGATCCAGCAGAAAGTTTCTTCTACTACAGAAGAGATCCTGAGAAAGAATGCGGAACGTCTTGGGCAGAATTCCATCAATGTTGCGAGAGCCAATGAGCAGACGATCGTATCTGTGGAGACGTTGAGAGAAACAACCTCAATGCTGATCAATACATTGAATGAAGTGAAGCAGATCCAGAAACAGGGTGCAGACAACAGAAGAAAGTTGGATCAGGATCTTCAGACACTGGAGCACGAGTTAAAAGCAAATGTCAGAGGCTAA
- a CDS encoding TerD family protein has product MAINLQKGQRINLKKENGAELSQACVGINWGAIEKKGLFGTKKEAVDLDGSCILYDSNKNVTEVIYFGNLRSRNGSVKHSGDDLTGDVNGDDGLDNEVITVDFSQLDPNVEHVAMVLNSYRGQDFGTIPFASIRIYEGTPTNVREVFAKYDIANDASFRGHVAMVMGVFYKRNGEWKFNAIGDPTADRKLEQTIQTVQMNYL; this is encoded by the coding sequence ATGGCTATCAACTTACAGAAAGGTCAGAGAATCAACCTTAAAAAAGAAAACGGAGCTGAGCTTTCCCAGGCTTGTGTAGGAATCAACTGGGGGGCTATTGAAAAAAAAGGATTATTCGGAACTAAAAAAGAAGCAGTAGACTTAGACGGAAGCTGTATTTTATATGATTCAAATAAAAATGTGACTGAAGTGATCTACTTCGGAAACCTGAGATCCAGAAACGGATCTGTGAAGCACAGTGGTGATGACCTTACCGGTGACGTAAACGGTGATGATGGATTGGATAATGAAGTGATCACGGTAGATTTCAGCCAGTTGGATCCAAACGTAGAACATGTTGCTATGGTACTGAACAGCTACAGAGGTCAGGATTTCGGAACGATTCCTTTTGCTTCTATCCGTATTTATGAAGGGACACCTACCAATGTAAGAGAAGTTTTTGCAAAATATGATATTGCGAATGATGCTTCTTTCAGAGGGCATGTTGCGATGGTAATGGGGGTTTTCTATAAGAGAAACGGTGAATGGAAATTCAATGCAATCGGTGATCCTACAGCAGACAGAAAGCTGGAGCAGACCATTCAGACTGTACAGATGAATTATTTATAA
- a CDS encoding TerC/Alx family metal homeostasis membrane protein: MEHQSILELHPGLVWGFAVTVVIMLLLDLGVFNKKSHEVSSKEATIWSIVWISLSMVFSGVVYWVFNTDGSPESHALAVEKFTQYQAAYWIEKALSVDNLFVFILVFGFFKVPKYLHHKVLFWGIIGALIFRAIFIFAGVGLINLTYLPEMNIFGEAVKINVVMTLFGLFLVYAGIKSWGDGDDDDDEDYSNTAGARLIKSFWKVSDNYDGDKFFTIQNGIKMATPLLVVVGVIEFTDVLFAVDSIPAIFAISNDPFILYTSNIFAILGLRSLYFLLANFIHMFSKLPYGLAIILSFIGVKMLIAPWIHIPSPVSLGIVGGVLVISVLLSIIFPDKEEEKKEELEEK; the protein is encoded by the coding sequence GTGGAACATCAAAGTATTTTAGAGCTGCACCCTGGTTTGGTGTGGGGATTTGCGGTAACGGTAGTTATCATGCTGCTCCTGGACTTAGGGGTATTTAACAAAAAAAGTCACGAAGTTTCTTCCAAAGAAGCGACCATCTGGTCTATCGTATGGATCTCGCTGTCTATGGTATTCTCAGGAGTGGTTTATTGGGTATTCAATACCGATGGATCGCCTGAAAGCCATGCACTGGCAGTAGAGAAATTTACCCAGTATCAGGCAGCCTATTGGATTGAAAAGGCCCTTTCTGTGGATAACCTGTTCGTATTTATCCTGGTTTTCGGATTTTTCAAAGTACCGAAATATCTTCACCATAAAGTGCTTTTCTGGGGAATCATCGGTGCCCTGATCTTCAGAGCAATATTTATCTTTGCAGGAGTAGGGCTTATCAACCTGACCTATCTTCCTGAAATGAATATTTTCGGAGAAGCTGTAAAAATCAACGTTGTGATGACGCTGTTCGGATTATTCCTTGTCTATGCAGGAATCAAATCATGGGGTGACGGTGACGATGACGACGACGAAGACTACAGCAATACGGCCGGAGCAAGGCTGATCAAGAGTTTCTGGAAAGTATCGGATAACTATGACGGAGATAAATTCTTCACCATCCAGAACGGGATCAAAATGGCAACACCGCTTTTGGTAGTGGTAGGAGTTATTGAGTTTACAGACGTACTTTTCGCAGTAGACTCTATCCCGGCGATCTTTGCGATCTCAAATGATCCTTTCATCCTTTATACCTCCAATATCTTTGCGATTTTAGGATTAAGATCATTATATTTCTTATTGGCCAACTTTATCCATATGTTCAGCAAACTTCCGTACGGACTGGCAATCATCCTTTCCTTCATCGGAGTTAAAATGCTTATTGCACCATGGATTCATATTCCTTCTCCTGTCTCATTAGGAATTGTAGGAGGAGTATTGGTAATATCTGTTCTTTTATCAATTATTTTCCCTGATAAAGAGGAAGAGAAAAAAGAAGAACTGGAAGAAAAATAA
- a CDS encoding TetR/AcrR family transcriptional regulator: protein MKSPRERIVDTTFQLFTKQGYNSTGINQIISEAEVAKASFYQYFKSKEDLCVEFLNVRHDYWFGELNLFLAKEKDPKSKTIKVFDFLAYMNAKENFRGCSFLNILSEIPMDNIKILSVIQSHKADLRNFFLELLDNDELSDHIYMLFESSIIESQLFRSNELIEKSKKIVTNLIS, encoded by the coding sequence ATGAAATCTCCAAGAGAAAGAATAGTAGACACTACCTTTCAATTGTTCACAAAACAAGGGTATAATTCTACCGGAATCAATCAGATCATTTCCGAGGCAGAAGTGGCCAAAGCAAGTTTCTATCAGTATTTTAAATCCAAAGAAGACCTGTGTGTAGAATTTCTGAACGTGAGACATGACTATTGGTTCGGTGAACTCAATCTTTTTTTAGCAAAAGAAAAGGATCCAAAATCTAAAACCATCAAAGTATTTGATTTTCTGGCATATATGAATGCAAAGGAAAACTTCCGGGGATGCAGCTTCCTGAATATTTTATCAGAGATTCCAATGGACAATATCAAAATCCTCAGTGTTATTCAATCCCATAAAGCAGATCTCAGAAACTTCTTTTTAGAATTACTGGATAATGATGAGCTTTCGGATCATATCTATATGCTTTTTGAAAGCAGCATTATAGAAAGCCAGCTTTTCAGATCCAATGAACTGATTGAAAAATCAAAAAAAATAGTCACCAATTTAATATCATAA
- a CDS encoding nuclear transport factor 2 family protein — protein sequence MEQKHPLPPFTLETAKQKIQLAEDAWNSQDPEKVSKAYTTDSEWRNRDTFISGREEIVLFLQKKWEKELNYKLKKEYWAHTDNRIAVRFEYEYQTKEGNWFRAYGNENWEFDENGLMAKRYASINDLAINEEDRKFR from the coding sequence ATGGAGCAAAAACATCCGCTGCCGCCTTTCACCCTGGAAACGGCAAAACAAAAAATTCAACTGGCAGAAGATGCCTGGAACAGTCAGGATCCCGAAAAAGTTTCCAAAGCTTATACTACAGACAGTGAGTGGAGAAACAGGGACACATTCATCAGTGGAAGAGAAGAAATTGTGCTGTTTCTTCAGAAGAAATGGGAGAAAGAACTCAATTATAAACTGAAGAAAGAATATTGGGCTCACACAGACAACCGGATTGCTGTGCGTTTTGAATATGAATACCAGACAAAAGAAGGAAATTGGTTCAGAGCCTATGGAAATGAAAACTGGGAATTTGATGAAAACGGATTGATGGCAAAAAGATATGCCAGTATCAATGATCTGGCCATCAATGAAGAAGACCGTAAATTCAGATAG
- a CDS encoding catalase family protein: MPNPLPYNKKFDELNEEEKELLEINKKTIADFVEQSPTISDVNYATRNAHAKTYAVAKGIFCVDPNIPEPLQPFFDKEKFDLIIRFSNAQLKIQNSKKDIPAYGFAVQIKDENGGLLANYPLVNFPLFPVNSVSTFLKLFTAINRFYIKKWSSLFSLAGQMIKVIPSVLTGSFIRNTLKLISKRNDFILSFDYHSVGAYRLGDHMMKIKLKPRSVDKNTGKKQNIQNALKDYFQTHDFSADVLIQLCYDLENQPINKLNVEWKNSPFIKIGEIKIDRESLLDPRDCNSELLSFNPFESKSIFQPVGKIQKLRDEAYKVSVQTRRKINKLLHGKKTEL, translated from the coding sequence ATGCCAAATCCACTACCATATAATAAGAAGTTTGACGAGCTTAATGAAGAGGAAAAAGAGCTTCTGGAAATCAATAAAAAAACGATTGCTGATTTCGTAGAACAATCCCCAACTATAAGTGACGTTAATTATGCTACCAGGAACGCCCATGCAAAAACCTATGCGGTAGCAAAAGGAATATTCTGTGTTGATCCGAATATTCCCGAACCTTTGCAGCCTTTCTTTGATAAAGAAAAGTTTGACCTGATCATAAGGTTTTCCAATGCGCAGCTGAAAATCCAGAATTCAAAAAAGGACATTCCGGCTTATGGTTTTGCAGTACAAATCAAAGATGAAAACGGAGGGTTGCTGGCCAATTACCCATTGGTTAATTTTCCTTTGTTTCCGGTAAATTCTGTTTCTACTTTTTTAAAACTGTTTACGGCGATCAACCGGTTTTACATAAAGAAATGGAGCAGCTTATTTTCATTGGCCGGCCAGATGATCAAAGTCATTCCATCCGTTCTCACAGGTTCTTTTATCAGGAATACCTTAAAACTGATCAGTAAAAGAAATGATTTTATTCTCTCTTTCGATTACCATTCTGTCGGGGCTTACCGTCTGGGAGATCATATGATGAAAATCAAACTAAAACCCAGGTCTGTAGATAAAAACACAGGTAAGAAGCAGAATATTCAAAATGCGTTGAAAGATTATTTCCAGACCCATGATTTCTCCGCTGATGTCCTTATTCAGCTCTGCTATGACCTGGAAAACCAGCCCATCAACAAACTGAATGTGGAATGGAAAAACTCCCCTTTCATTAAAATCGGTGAAATAAAAATCGACAGAGAATCCTTATTGGATCCCCGTGATTGCAATAGTGAGCTTCTTTCCTTCAATCCGTTTGAAAGCAAATCTATTTTCCAGCCTGTCGGAAAAATACAGAAACTGCGTGATGAAGCCTATAAAGTTTCTGTACAGACCAGAAGAAAGATCAATAAGCTTCTCCACGGCAAGAAAACCGAATTATAG
- a CDS encoding FKBP-type peptidyl-prolyl cis-trans isomerase, translating to MGVADMLFKRKKELAEKNLKDGKEYMEEYGKRESVVQLPSGLQYEIITEGDGAKPGPKSTVKCHYHGTTISGKVFDSSVKRGTPASFPLNRVISGWTEALQLMPVGSKWRLIIPPHLAYGDQEISKEIGPNSTLVFEVELLDIK from the coding sequence ATGGGAGTAGCAGATATGTTATTTAAACGTAAAAAAGAATTAGCAGAAAAGAACCTGAAAGACGGTAAAGAATATATGGAAGAGTATGGTAAAAGAGAAAGCGTTGTGCAGTTACCAAGCGGCTTGCAGTATGAAATCATTACAGAAGGTGACGGAGCAAAACCAGGTCCTAAGTCTACTGTAAAATGCCACTACCACGGAACTACTATTTCCGGTAAAGTTTTCGACAGCTCTGTAAAAAGAGGTACACCGGCATCTTTCCCTTTAAACAGAGTTATTTCCGGATGGACGGAAGCACTTCAGTTAATGCCGGTTGGCAGCAAATGGAGACTGATTATTCCTCCGCACTTAGCCTATGGAGATCAGGAAATCAGCAAAGAAATCGGGCCTAACAGTACCCTTGTTTTCGAAGTTGAATTACTGGATATTAAGTAA
- a CDS encoding Rrf2 family transcriptional regulator — protein MNNTRFATAVHIMTLLAKSPQEWLTSDWIAGSININPVIVRKEISVLREAGLITSRQGKDGGSQLGKTAEMITISEIYKAVKNTEVLGKKNQNPNPACSVGKEINVHLNTLFEETDQLVVNFLGDKSLQEFADQFE, from the coding sequence ATGAATAATACAAGATTTGCTACGGCAGTACATATCATGACTTTATTGGCAAAAAGTCCTCAGGAGTGGCTCACTTCTGACTGGATAGCCGGTAGTATCAACATAAACCCGGTTATTGTCCGAAAGGAAATCAGCGTATTGAGAGAAGCAGGACTGATCACCAGCAGACAGGGAAAAGACGGAGGCAGCCAGCTGGGTAAAACTGCAGAGATGATAACTATTTCTGAAATCTATAAAGCTGTAAAGAATACGGAAGTTTTAGGAAAGAAAAATCAAAACCCTAATCCGGCCTGTAGCGTCGGTAAAGAAATTAATGTTCATTTAAATACATTATTTGAAGAAACAGATCAGTTGGTTGTTAACTTTTTAGGAGATAAGTCATTGCAGGAATTCGCAGATCAGTTCGAATAA
- a CDS encoding NAD(P)-dependent oxidoreductase gives MKKVAVIGATGFVGAHIVTELADRGYAVEALVRDASKVKTQENVTAKSVDVNNVSELAEALKGSDAVISAFNAGWTNPNLYNDFLNGSENIEKAVEESGVKRLIVVGGAGSLYTPDNVQIVDTPDFPDAYKPGATAARDYLNKIKENNTLDWTFFSPAIEMNQANVGTRTGQYRTSLETPVFDENGRSRLSVEDVAVALVDELEQNNHIRERFTAAY, from the coding sequence ATGAAAAAAGTAGCAGTAATTGGTGCCACAGGATTTGTAGGAGCACACATCGTAACAGAATTGGCAGACAGAGGATATGCCGTGGAAGCTTTGGTAAGAGATGCCTCAAAGGTAAAAACACAGGAAAATGTAACGGCAAAAAGTGTAGACGTAAATAATGTAAGCGAATTAGCCGAAGCTTTAAAGGGAAGTGATGCCGTAATCAGTGCATTCAATGCAGGATGGACGAATCCTAACCTTTATAACGATTTCCTTAACGGCTCTGAAAATATTGAAAAAGCAGTAGAAGAGTCAGGCGTGAAAAGACTGATTGTGGTTGGAGGAGCAGGAAGCCTTTATACTCCGGATAACGTACAGATCGTAGATACACCGGATTTCCCTGATGCATATAAGCCGGGAGCAACAGCAGCAAGAGATTATTTAAATAAGATCAAAGAAAACAATACCCTGGATTGGACTTTCTTCAGCCCTGCTATTGAAATGAATCAGGCGAATGTAGGAACAAGAACAGGGCAATACAGAACTTCACTGGAAACTCCCGTATTTGATGAGAACGGAAGAAGCCGCCTTTCTGTAGAAGATGTAGCAGTGGCTTTGGTGGATGAACTGGAGCAGAATAACCACATCCGTGAACGTTTCACTGCAGCGTATTAA